One window of the Athene noctua chromosome 5, bAthNoc1.hap1.1, whole genome shotgun sequence genome contains the following:
- the CFAP144 gene encoding cilia- and flagella-associated protein 144 isoform X2, producing the protein MAARGGEREPLDPVRQNQLLCERVRKERQCQRLHTQYNVNPLHRVHTITKKPMSWHDNIEEPADALEPTKKYSEPQTESQEIGWNTTPLIQMDRTDCRLYFPRRKTEITK; encoded by the exons ATGGCCGCCCGCGGCGGGGAGAGGGAACCGCTGGACCCGGTGCGGCAGAACCAGCTCCTGTGCGAGCGGGTGCGGAAGGAGCGGCAGTGCCAGAGGCTGCACACGCAGTACAACGTGAACCCGCTCCACCGCG TTCACACGATCACCAAGAAACCCATGTCTTGGCATGATAATATAGAAGAGCCAGCAGATG CACTGGAGCCAACAAAGAAATATTCAGAGCCACAAACTGAAAGTCAGGAAATTGGCTGGAACACAACACCTTTG attcAGATGGACCGTACTGATTGCAGACTCTACTTCCCACGCCGGAAAACAGAGATCACTAAATAA
- the CFAP144 gene encoding cilia- and flagella-associated protein 144 isoform X1 produces the protein MAARGGEREPLDPVRQNQLLCERVRKERQCQRLHTQYNVNPLHRVHTITKKPMSWHDNIEEPADAKFMNLIHHAALEPTKKYSEPQTESQEIGWNTTPLIQMDRTDCRLYFPRRKTEITK, from the exons ATGGCCGCCCGCGGCGGGGAGAGGGAACCGCTGGACCCGGTGCGGCAGAACCAGCTCCTGTGCGAGCGGGTGCGGAAGGAGCGGCAGTGCCAGAGGCTGCACACGCAGTACAACGTGAACCCGCTCCACCGCG TTCACACGATCACCAAGAAACCCATGTCTTGGCATGATAATATAGAAGAGCCAGCAGATG CCAAGTTTATGAATCTTATTCACCACGCAGCACTGGAGCCAACAAAGAAATATTCAGAGCCACAAACTGAAAGTCAGGAAATTGGCTGGAACACAACACCTTTG attcAGATGGACCGTACTGATTGCAGACTCTACTTCCCACGCCGGAAAACAGAGATCACTAAATAA